CGTGCTGCCGGGGAACTTGGCGACCAGTTCCCCGACCGCCTCGCCGGTGTCCGGGATGAACGCCGCCAGGTAGACCAGCGCCTGCACCTGCTCGCTGCCGGCCGCGGCCGTGGAGATGATGGCGCCGCCGTAGGAGTGGCCGACCAGCACGATCGGCCCCTCGACGCTGCCGAGCAGGGCCTTGACCGCGGCCGCATCAGAGGCGACGCCGCGCAGCGCATTCGACGCGGCGACCACCGGGTACCCGTCGGCCAGCAGCCGTCGGATGACCGCGTCAAAGCCACTGCTGTCGGCGAACGCACCATGCACGAGAACGATTGTCGGCTTGCTTTCTCCACCCACCATGATGTTCCTCTTCTCGGTCCTTACGTTCTTGTCGACTTCGACGCTAGGTGCCGGGGGTGGACAGAGACTGACCTACATCAACACTCAACGCCCTCACGCGCCCATTGCGGTTCAGTAGAAGTTCGGTCTCCGGGCATTCCCCTCATCTACGGTTCCTGGACATTCATCGGGATCTAGGCCCTCGATGCTCGGGCACTTCCGGCGATCGGGCAGGACGACACCGACAGAGAAGTAAGTGGAAATAAACTGGCCACGGGCACTATCGAACTCGACAAAGCCACCGGTACGGGTATCGAGGGGGTTCGCCGTGGCGCGTCCGGAGATGACTCACGAGGTGCGGGGGACGGGATGCCGCTGATCTGCCACGGCCGCGGCCGCGGCCCGACGCATCTCCGGCCCTGTCCGTACCGCTCAGGTGTGACGTCACGTCAATGCGGGGCGGGACCGAACCGCGCCAGCCTCTGGGCCAGGTGCCGAAGGCCGGCCCGCATGTGGTCGGGCCCCCCGTCCTGGAAAGACCCCAGCACCTCATGAGCCCGCCCGTACGCCTCCCGCGCGCCGCTCGCGTCGCCGACGGAGAGCAGCAGTTCAGACAGGCCGCGGAACGCTTCGAACCGGTTCGGTCCCTGGCTCATCTCACCCGCGGTCTTGGCCGCCAGTTTGAGCTGTTCCACGGCGTCGTCGAGCCGTCCCATGGTCGTGAGGTTCTGCGCGATGGCGACCCGTATCGAGGCGTCCTCGTGCCGGTACTCGATCTGGGCGTTGAGATCGAGTGCCCGTTGCAGCACCTGAGCCGCCTTCTCGTGCTGCCCGAGACGCGCGAGCGACTGACCGTTGCAGCCAAGGCTGCGGATCTTCGCCCGCTTGTTGCCCGCGGTGCAGTTGAGCGCCACGGCCTTCTCACTGTCATCGAGGGCCAAGTCGTGCCGGCCGAGCACGGTATGCACCGCATGAAGATCGACGTACGTCATCGCCTGCTCCGGCAGCATGTCATGCACGGCGAAAATGTCGAGGGCGGCCCGGAGCAGATCCAGGGCCTCCTCATTCGCGCCGGAGAATCACCGAGCGCCGGCCAGACAACGCAGCATGTGCGCCTCGCCGATCACGTCGCCCCGCTCGCGCGCTGCTCGCAGGGCGTACCGCATGATGTCCTCCCAGTCTCGGAAGAACCCGTACCACTCCAGGTACTGCTGCGTCGTCATGGCGAGGTGCCACGGAACGATGCCGTGGCCGACCTCGGCGGCGACCTTGACGGCCTCCTTGAGCACCTCGCGGTGGCGGGCCAACCAGCCGAGAGCTTCCTCGTACGAGGCCGGCCGCTCGGGAACAACGCCAGGCAGGGGTGGCGCCGGCACGATCGGAGTTCGGGGCGGTTCGAGCATGAGCTCGGCGTTGGAGCTGCTGTGCAGGTAATGCTGCAGCAGGCGGCTGGCCGCCGCCCGCCGTTCGGCCGGCGACTCGGTAGCCAGGAACAACTCCTCCGCGTACGCCTTGACCAGCACGTGCGACGTGAAGTAGCCGTTGTCGTCCTCGGTTACCAGCGCCGCCTCGGCCAGTTCCTCGAGCAGCGCGCGAGTTTGCTGGAGATCCAGACCGGACATGCTGACGCACGCCTCGACCGTGATCCCCGCAGCGAACGCAACCGACAACAACCGGAACAGCCGGGCCGCTCCGGGAGTCAGCTGCCGGTACGACCACGAGAACGCGGTCCGCGGATCGCTCACCCCGCGGCCACCTTGGAACGCTTCCAGCCGTCGGACACCGTCCCGCAGCTCGACTGCGACGGAGCCCAGCGACAGCTGTGGACGTGCGCTCAGTCGGGCAGCCAGGAGCGCCAGCGGCAGCCGGCCACACAGTTCGATGATCTCGTCGAGAGTCTCCACATCCTCCCCCGCGGGAAAGATCCGGCTGTACATCTCGGCGAGTCGGGTCCGCAGTAGCTCCCGGGCCTCCGGCAGATCAGGGAGGTTTGCGCGAAACAGGCGTGCGCTGTCCGACGCGGCCAGGCCGACCAGCGGGCGTCGACTGGTGATCAGCACGAGGCTGTCGGCTGAGTTCGGCAGCAGGGGGCGCACCTGCGACGAGTCCCGCACATTGTCCAGCACGACGAGAATCCGCATTCCGGCTGTCAGGCTGCGATACGTGCCGGCCAACGCGTCGAACGTGTCCGGGATGTCCGCCGCGCGGACACCCAATGCGTACAACAGGGAACGCAGGGCTTCGCCGGCAAGGACGCTCCCCTCCTCGCCCTCGTGGCCCTGGAGATCCAGATAGAGTTGGCCGTCGGTGAACTCATCGGCAACCATGTGCGCGAAGTGCATGATGATCGTCGACTTGCCGACGCCGCCCATGCCGTCCATCGCGACCACCATCGGACTGGTGCGTCCGCCGGAGCGCATCTCGACGACCAGATCGCCGAGGATGTCCAGTTCGGCCTTTCGCCCGACGAACAGCGGCTGGTCCGGTGGCAACTGCGCCGGGCGCACCATCGGGACCAGTCGGGACGGGCCCGCCCGCAGCGCGGTTCCCACCTGGTCACGTTCGGCGTCGGATGGTGTCACCGCCTGGGTCAGCACTCGCTGCTGGGCCTCCCGCAGCTCACGCCCCGGGTCGATGCCAAGTTCCTCGGAGAGCCGGTCACGGATTGCCCAGTACGCCATCAGCGCCTCGGCCTGGTATCCGGCAGCGGCGAGCGTCGTCACCAGGCTCGCGTGCACCGGCTCGTTGAGCCGATCCATCTCCGCTGCCAGTCGTAGCGCAGCGAGGACCTCGGCCGGGCGACGCAGTTGGGCGGCGACACCCGCCGCGGCGACAGCACCAGCGAAGAACTCACCGTCGACGCTCGCGACGGTGGCAGTGGCCGACGTGCAGTCCGCCAAGGCGTCACCGGCCGACCCGTGGCAGAGGCGCAGCGCGTCGATGTAGCGGTCGAGCGCCTCGGCCGGCCGTCCCTCGGTGGTGTTCACTCTCGCCGCGGAGACGAGTTGGCGAAACGTCACCAGATCGAGCGTCTCGGGACCGGCGGTGAAGCGATATCCGTTGCTGTGGCGCGTGAGATAGCTCCCGGAGGACCGCGGCGGCAGATCGGGTTCGAGCAGCCGGCGCAGCGCGCCGACGTACTTGTGGATGACGTTAGCCGCGCTGGCCGGCGGGTCGGTCCCCCAGATCAGAGTGATCAGATCGCTCATGCTGACCGGACGACCAACGCGGACCAGCAGCAGCGCGAGGAGACACCGCTGCTGCCGAGGCCCCGAGTCCAGCTCGATGTCGCCCCGCCACACCCGCAGCGGACCCATGACCTGCAGGCGCAGTCGCGACGTCACGAACCGTACCCCCGAAGACAATCCACATACGAAAGCCAGAAATTGGTTGACGGCACTGAACTATCACTGAACTCGCATTTTGGTGAGGGCATGGCTGGTCGGATCGACGTCGGCGGAGAACCAGGTCCGCGGGCGCCGGCAGTAATAGACGAGGGCAGGTGGGAGGTTCGCCCATACCGTGCGACTGATCACCACCTCGTCGAACCGCGCCTGCAGCGAGTGCAGCAGGCGCCGGGCCGGCGGCGCCCACCGGGCATGGACGTACGCGAAAGTGGTGAACACGCCGCCTGGCGGCAGGGCCGCGACAACCCCGGACAGCACGCTGCGCTGCTGGTCTTCGGCATACGCCGCCCAGGGAAGGCCGCTGACCACGGCATCGGCCCGCCTGAGCCCACGCTGCGCCAGCACGGTCTCGAGGGTGGCGGCGTCGGCGTTCACGACGTCGACCGCCGGATGACGGGCAGCCAGTTGCTCGGCGAACCGTGGGTTGATCTCCAGGGCTATGTGCTGGCCGCGTCCCGCAAGACGCTGCTGGACAGCGTCGGTGAAGGCACCGGTGCCCGGGCCGAGTTCGACGACGACCGGGGAACCCGTGCGGGGTACCACCGCGGTGGCCACCCGTGCCAGCGCCGGGCCACTCGGCGCGATCGCGCCGACCGTCATGGGATTCTTCAGGAACTCCAGAAAAAGTGACACGACTCAGTTCCCGGTCTGGGGGCCACGCTGGATTCGAGTGAGAGACCCCCCTCTTTCCTCGTTCAGTTGGTGGATTGCGGGGACGCGCACCCGGCCCTGCTTGACCTCACCGCTTACAGGCTGATGTCTTTTCGAGTACATGCTGGCGGCTCGCATCTCATGCCCATCAGATTCCACACCGTGTGGATCATCGGCAGCGCTAATCTGACCAGAGCCCACTGGGCCGGAACATCACACGTCCTGACGCTCGCCACGCGAGCCACCTCGGCCGGCCGGGCTGCCGCAGACGGCTGCTATCGCACGGATGTGCGGGCGGGGTGCTCTCGAATCACCCGGACGTGCGAGCTCGAGGTGCACCGACCGCACTCAGGTTTCCGTTGGGGGTCGCAGAGGTCAACTTCCGGTGCGGGGGCCGGCGGAGCACCCGTACGCGTCTGATGCGCTACGAATTCGAGGAGGTCGTTCCACCTGTGCCGCATACGACGTGGGCCGGCCGACCATCGCCACCTCACGTTGCACGGACCGGGCCCAGAGTGAAATCCTCATCGCTGGGCAAAGAGGGTCCACCGTTGTCTTGAGGGGCTCCGATCCAGCGGCGGGGAGAAACAATGATTGCCCGTGCTGGCGCACGGTCGGGTTCGCAACCGCTGCGCGGCCGGGATGCCGAACGCAGCGCCATCCACCATCGCATCCGCCAGCTGGCCGCGGGGACAGGTGGTGTCGTCATCGTCGAGGGTGCACCAGGCAGCGGCAAGACCAGCCTGCTGGCCGAGGCAGCCGCCGGCGTCCGTGAGCATGGCTTGCGCGTATTCACCGGGTCGGGTCAGGCCGCATCGCTCGGCGTGCCGTCACTGCTGCTGCTGGACACGCTGACCGACAACGACGACCCCCCGGTCGACCTGGACGCTCTCCGGCAGGTGGCCGAGCGGACCGAGGGCAGCTTCTGGCTCATCCAGGAACTGCACGAGGGCCTGGAGAAGGCAGCCCTGCAGTCTCCCTTCATGATCGTCATAGACGACTTCCACTGGGCCGATCTGGCCACCGTCAACGCGGTGCGGACGTTGACCCGGCGGCTGTCCTCCGATCCCGTTCTCTGGGCGATCGCCCTACGGCCCGATCCGCCAGCACCGGTCCGCGCCGTCATCGACCAGATCAGCGGTCAGACCGACTGCGTCGTCAGGCTCGACGCCCTCGACACGCAGGCCGTCGCGCAGGTCGCGTACGACGTCCTCGGCGGCATGCCGGACGAGCGGCTTGGTGAGATGCTGGCTGGTGCACGCGGCCGGCCGCTACTGCTACTCGAGTTCCTGCACGGGCTGCGTGACGAGCGGGCCGTGGAGGTCCGCGAGGGCGTGGCGGTGCTGTGTGCGCCTCGTCTGCCCCTGCGCTTCTCCGACT
This is a stretch of genomic DNA from Micromonospora sp. WMMD1082. It encodes these proteins:
- a CDS encoding methyltransferase domain-containing protein yields the protein MSLFLEFLKNPMTVGAIAPSGPALARVATAVVPRTGSPVVVELGPGTGAFTDAVQQRLAGRGQHIALEINPRFAEQLAARHPAVDVVNADAATLETVLAQRGLRRADAVVSGLPWAAYAEDQQRSVLSGVVAALPPGGVFTTFAYVHARWAPPARRLLHSLQARFDEVVISRTVWANLPPALVYYCRRPRTWFSADVDPTSHALTKMRVQ
- a CDS encoding AfsR/SARP family transcriptional regulator, whose amino-acid sequence is MTSRLRLQVMGPLRVWRGDIELDSGPRQQRCLLALLLVRVGRPVSMSDLITLIWGTDPPASAANVIHKYVGALRRLLEPDLPPRSSGSYLTRHSNGYRFTAGPETLDLVTFRQLVSAARVNTTEGRPAEALDRYIDALRLCHGSAGDALADCTSATATVASVDGEFFAGAVAAAGVAAQLRRPAEVLAALRLAAEMDRLNEPVHASLVTTLAAAGYQAEALMAYWAIRDRLSEELGIDPGRELREAQQRVLTQAVTPSDAERDQVGTALRAGPSRLVPMVRPAQLPPDQPLFVGRKAELDILGDLVVEMRSGGRTSPMVVAMDGMGGVGKSTIIMHFAHMVADEFTDGQLYLDLQGHEGEEGSVLAGEALRSLLYALGVRAADIPDTFDALAGTYRSLTAGMRILVVLDNVRDSSQVRPLLPNSADSLVLITSRRPLVGLAASDSARLFRANLPDLPEARELLRTRLAEMYSRIFPAGEDVETLDEIIELCGRLPLALLAARLSARPQLSLGSVAVELRDGVRRLEAFQGGRGVSDPRTAFSWSYRQLTPGAARLFRLLSVAFAAGITVEACVSMSGLDLQQTRALLEELAEAALVTEDDNGYFTSHVLVKAYAEELFLATESPAERRAAASRLLQHYLHSSSNAELMLEPPRTPIVPAPPLPGVVPERPASYEEALGWLARHREVLKEAVKVAAEVGHGIVPWHLAMTTQQYLEWYGFFRDWEDIMRYALRAARERGDVIGEAHMLRCLAGAR
- a CDS encoding tetratricopeptide repeat protein; translated protein: MLPEQAMTYVDLHAVHTVLGRHDLALDDSEKAVALNCTAGNKRAKIRSLGCNGQSLARLGQHEKAAQVLQRALDLNAQIEYRHEDASIRVAIAQNLTTMGRLDDAVEQLKLAAKTAGEMSQGPNRFEAFRGLSELLLSVGDASGAREAYGRAHEVLGSFQDGGPDHMRAGLRHLAQRLARFGPAPH